AGTTccactttgttcttatttttgccCTTTGAAGCTACACAAAATAATCTAATTCCTCTTCCTTTTTATAGCTCAACAGAAATTTTGAGGCAGCTATGATATCATTCCCTCCCTGTCTGCACTCCCTTTCCAGCTATATCTTCTGTTCCTTCAGGGAAGCTATTCCCTTGTTCTTGTATAATCAGACCCTTTACAAGCCTGTTCACCTGCCTCTGGACACAATCAACTTATTAATGTCTCTCTTAAACTATGATACCCATAAATGAACCCAACACTCCATTTAGATGTAGACTAGATGGAGGGTTAATAAAAGCAAGCAAAGCTTTTATTAACACCAGCTGAACACATTAGCTTTGTGAATAGCCATGATATATTTCTGATATATTTCAtgatatattcaaaattaaaCCTCCATTTCTGTAAGGAAATATTTCTCTATAAACTACTGTGACACCAGATCTTCCTAACACCCTTCACATTGAcaccacacacataaacacacatccacaaacacacactagagggtttcatttaaaaaaaaaaaccccactataGGGTTTCTCATTAATGCCTATTTAATCATTCTTTTAGTTTCAgtcttatgtttagatatattttttttttgagacggagtttcgctgttgttacccagactggagtgcaatggcacaatctcggctcactgcaacctcggccttctgggttcaagcaattctcctgcctcagcctcccgagtagctgggactacaggcgcgtaccaccatgcccagctaatttttgtatttttagtagagacggggtttcaccttgttgaccaggatggtctcggtctcttgacctcgtgatccacccgccttggcctcccaaagtactgggattacaggtgtgagccactgcgcccggcctatgtttagatatttcaaaatactGTAACTATTTCTATATCCCAGTGTCAATACATACTTAGAATCCAATGATTGCTCATTGAATCCATTAATCTTGAATCCATCAGCCAAAACCTGGAGATGTTGTTCACTTCTGTATCATCTACAAATGTGATAAAGTGTGTCTTCTGTCCCCTGACTCTAGTCTTCATGGGAGAGACACCAAGATACAAATAAGAAACAGGTGATTaggaagagatgaagaaaaagaagattaagTGTCCcagaaacagatgaagaaaaagatgACGTGAGTGTCCTGACTCCTGCAATCAGGATTTAATGTTCCCAACATTAGAAAAATATGGCTTTTCCTATCTCTACCCTAGAGTTGCTTTCTCAATCCATTACAATACTGCGATGATCAAAATCTAAATTCTGGGGGAAAGCTCATTCAAGCTTAAtttcaaaacagttttaaaaattatcactgCAGCTTAAATTTCCTATAAAGTTTGGGTTAAAGGGACATACAACTGTCTATTGGTCATGAGGTGTAACAAGAACTCCCAAATGCCTTTACAAATGCCTGAGGTATTACATATATTTGTTTCAGGAATCAGAAGTGGACGATTTTTCAGTGTGAATTTGGGAACTCACTGAGATTGAATCTACCTCTTGAACTGAACATCATCTTACATTTAATGTCTCTTTTCTCCAGAGAGAAGAAAACTAAGCTTAATTTTGCCTTCCCCTCAACAGCCATTTTACAGAATGTGGGTCCATTCACAGAATTAAAGTCTCCTATTGTGCCTCTTCCCATTGTCTATTGTGACTCAGGATAGCAAATCCTGTGACTGAAACCCTAGAGAGATGGAAAAAGTGTTCTAATATAAACAATGCAGAGCCAGGAGGAAATGTCCTGGAAACTTCTGTTGCACAGTGTTAACATCTAAAGAATGGAGACAGACACCTCCAAAAGGTCTAGTAAGACCCAAAGAGGAAATTTGTTTTGCACATTTTCTGAACCTTTTCTAGATGGAGTGAAAGAGATGGACTCTTAATTAACTTCTCAAGACTGCCTTTTCCAGAAACTTAAGTGAGAGACAGATGAACATCAGAAGGGAATCGTGCCATCACTGATGTGGGAGGTTCTCTTCCTGACTCTAACAGTCACAACAAACCACATACCAGTGCTGCGAGATTAGCAGAGACAACATAAGAGGGCTTAATAATATAGTAAGCTCCAACAGTCAGGTGAACCACATGCTTCAGGCATGACCAGAATCAAAGAGCCTCTCCAAAAGCCACCATTCTCAGGGTTTCCTGGTAAAATACAAGTAACTGCAAACAGGAAGATCTGGTCCACTGTTCCCAACATGGAGAGGCCACAGCAGCTATTGACTTAAACTTCATGTACTCAGGAAGACACCTTATCATGACTCTGGGATCAGGATTCCTTGCCGCAAGGctttgtcactgcactccacactctTTGGGATTTTCCATTTCATCTCCTTCAAACTCTGACTTCAAACTCTTTTTTTGCTCAATTTCCACCTGCCAAGAATAGAAGTTGGagataaatatcaaaaaaaagagaaaaacatgcaaataaagaaataaaccaaaaCTCCAAAGGTACTTAGAGATTTCTTGTAATTTTGCTAGTTTTGGGCTTTAGCCACATTGGAGCTACTGGCCCTGAATGTATCATGTCTCTCTCTTTGCACATGTACTTTTATTGGTGTGTAATTCCCTTTACCTCATGGTCCACCTGGACAATTCTTATTCTTTGCCTTGTACATCTGGTCAAAGGTCACCCCTTCTGTGAAGCTATTTTTGACTTATTAAGTAGTCTTAGGTACTTCTCCCTGTGAGTATTTCCACTGTACCTTGGACACTTGTCTGGCTCCACTACACCATGGGATCCATAAGATGGGCAGGATCTTGTTCAGTATTATATGCAATAATGTAGGAATACAGTGGGCAATTGACAGAGACTTATCAAATGAATTAACTCCTTCGTAATTAACTGTTTGTACCTctccaatactttttttttttttttttggaggcagggtctcactctgtcacccagactggagtgcagtggtacaatcttggctcgcagctcactgaaacctctacctcccgggctcaagtgattcccctgcctcggcctccagagtagctgggattacaggcatgcatcaccatgcctggctattcctgtatttttagtagagacagggtctcatcatgttgaccaggctggtcttgaattcctgacttcaaatgatccacctgcctcagcctcccaaaggtctgggattacaagcatgagccatggcacccagctacCTTCAATACTATCCCTCTAGAAAACCTCCAAACTGATAGATACTGGAGTGTTTACAGTTCTACCATATCCTCTCCAAAGTACTGTAGCTGTAATTATCAAGAAATTAATAGATTCATCTTTGAAAGTAACACATCTCAACCAAAAGCTTTGCTAGCTCAGGCAAGGAATTCTTTGAGTTCAGGGTTAAGGTTGCTCCTCTCAGCACCACTTTGGATATTTATGATGCTTGACATATAGGGTAATGATTCAACACACAACAGTCAGGTTTGAGGGAAGTGCTATTTTTTTCCTAGCCACAAGATGGAGTGTTTGTTCTTTTTGGTAGTTAAATGTTTTGGCCCACACAACTAAAGAAACAGAGTAACAATAAATCACCATATAATTCCAAGGATATTACTATAAATAGAAAACCACTTTGCAATCGTCTtctttaataaactcccttttcaGTCATTGGCACTCTTCTGGAAAGTATCACTTTCTATTTATGTCAGAAAACTCCGACTTTCATGATTCCTTCCACAGCCCAGACCCCGTTGCTATTATAAACGTTTGCTCGTTTGCTTGTCGTTTGACTTTTGCCCTGTTACAGCCCAGTACCTAAGTCATGTGTTTTCTAACTTTGTTCAGGTCCACTTCATCATCTCTAAATGAAACATATGCTGTGGGATAGCACTTTCTCCCCTCCACTTCCAAGCTCACTACTCTGTAACATAAATTACATtgcaaatgaataataataactcCTTTACCccattactctttttctttttttgagacggagtcttgctctgtcgctcaggctggagtacagtggtgcaaccatggctcactgcagcctcaacctcccagactcaagtgatcctcctgcttcagcctcctgagtagctgggactagatgcacacgccaccatgcccagctaatttttgtacttacagagatagggtttcaccatgttggccaggctggtcttgaactcctgaactaaaGTAATcggcccacctctgcctcccaaactgctgggattacaggtgtgagccactgtgcctggaccccATTATTCTTTCCGTTGTCATTGCTCATAATGACAGAAAGACATTATATTCTCCTCTTTGATGAGCCTCTTTTTTTCCAACCTTTCTCTCATCCACTAGCCAGATTATGGATTTAAATCAGAGCAGATGCATCCACAGCTATGTAATATGTTGAACTTCCTCTAAGTCAGTAAGAGGTTACCAGGCAAACATACTAAGCATTGCTAAAAGGAATAAGAAGGGGAGGGTAGTGGGGTGAACAAATGGACTTGGAAGCATTAGCCAGACACCTCCTAAGGCTACCTGGTAGCTGTAGTGTGCAGAATAATTGACCCACTTCCTGACGTCAGTCTTGTCTTCCACGGAGATAGATCTCACGGTGgctttggaggcagaagttgtgggcATGCTGAACTCGACATTCACGTGACTGGCAAATCTGGAAGGCACTTCCCGGTCAGAACCAAGTTCAaggtggcaaaagaaacagtgtgGGTGACCGGAAGCTATGAAAGAAAGACAATTGAGAGATCAGATTATCTGAGGAGAAAATGGAAGCAGCAGCCAAAGGAGCCAGCTCAGTAATAAAAGAGGCCTGTGGGCTCGGCACCTGCAGTCTTTCAGAGGGTCCAGTGTGGAGCAAGAGGAGCTGCCTCAGCAGAAATCacgctctctgtgcctcagccccTTGATAGAACTCCATCGGATTCTAGCAGCCTGGTTTCCTAGCAATAAAACCCAAGGCCTGAGAAACAGGGGCCATTCTGCCTGCTCAGGTGAGAGTGATATGTGAACACAGCCCAAACACTAAGAAATAAGGGCTGAGGATGGGAAGAATGGAATAGAAGGGCTCAGCACTTAGCACCTAATAAAATATCAGTGACAGCTTCCTGAAGTAAAATCCTTGCTTTCCTTTGAAGAATGAATTGACTTTCTTAATAGCATTTCATACTTTCAAACTGCTTTTGGCATACTTTTCTGGGTGAATGATATATGTAAATGACAAAGACTTCATCAATAGCACACAGATATTAGGGAGGCATATGGAACACTGGGCAAAACACCGACCGGCAGAACACCTGGGTTGGACTTCCAGCTCCTCTACTGAGCAGCAGAGCTCCTGCCCTCAAGTCCTTTATACCCTCCAGGCCTCAATTCCTCCTCTGTGAAGTGTGGAGATTAGGGgatgagggaaagagagagaagtacAGTAGGGTGAGTTggacaatgccaggcacaatccCTTGCTGCTCCTTAATTCTATACATCTGTGGGTAATTCCACTATACTCATGATGGCAAACTTAGGGTTTGATTTTCACTTGAGAATTGTTATTGAGATTTTTgaggaaaaagaatgagagcTTAGTTCTGTGACTGTAATCACTGAAATATCATTGTCATTCATCTGCCATACAGGAAACATTTAAGCACCCTATGCCTCCTTCTCTGTTAAATCTTTTACACAGATTCTCTCTTTGAGTCTTCATTATGATCTTTTGAGGTCAGAATGTGTTCTTCATTTTACAGTCGAGGAAGCTAAGGCTTAGGGAGGTAAAATGAGCTACCCACTGtcacagctagaaagtggcagagctaaAAACGGAACCTAACGGTCTGATCCCAGAGTGTTCTTAACCACTGTATCTTAGTCATAACCTCATCGTCCCTAAAACACAAGATCAAGTTTGCAGAGTGACAGGTAGAGTGGGATTGACCTATAAGAACCCCCATTTAGCTACTAGCTATAGATAAACAACATGAAATGACCTTGCCTTCATTATGTAACTGAAACAGCCCCTTAGTTATCCTAGTTTCCACAAACAAACAATTTCAATGTTCTTTACTGGTCTGGCCAGGACTTCTCAATCTCAGAGAGTGAGGACATACACACCCGCTCTCCAAGGAAAACATGAGATAGTGAAGTatttgttttgctctgtttcaCAAACGTAACATATTTCAGTGGTTATTTCTAAAGAATAACGTTTTGGAAAATTGAAAAATCTGCACtgattttaggaaaataatttaaataagatacacataaaaggaaaaattaaagtatttgaaaatccattcaatgtttttaaattgtgtgccACAGATGCAATTATAAGCTATCATTTAGGGGGCATTTATTACAGGCCAGATATTACACTAAGCCCTTAAaagcattatctcatttcattctcaatGAACTAGCTATTAATaaccctattttatagatgagaaaaatcagGTTTCTCTGAGAGGGTTAAGTAAATTGCCTGAGGTTACACAGCCattaagtggtagagctggaaaTAAGATTCAGAGATGACTCTGCTTTCAAACTATGTCCTCAATTCTCCTCAGTATATTGCTGTGAAATAAGATCAAAACAATGTATACCGAAGTATTCCTTTTAATTTAATAGCAACTCGGACAACTCTCCTAATCTAATTACCCTTATTTTGCACATTTTGGAATATGGAGAAATTTTTCCTTTATACATGACTGATTTCCTCCTTTTACTCCACCAAAGTGTATTCACAGCAAATTCTGAAAGCAGCATTTTTTCCTAGAATCCTAGTATCAACTCTCAGATGGGTAGGGGTGGTGGACAGTTAAGGAAGTTCAATTCTGAAAGCTATTATAGTTGAATTCATAGTAATGTGCTAAATAAGTCCATACATTCTGTCATTTTCCTTGATGAGgttgagaaaattcaacaaaaaatacgtatttttaaaatttcttatataaGGATGATCATATTGGCACTGTTTTCCCTTCAGCTGGTCTAATGAGAAGGGGGATTCCTGCAAAGAAAGCCATTTATGCAGGACAGAAAGTTTCATTTCCTGGCGGATAATCTGTGGAAGCAGTGGGACTTATTTCAGTGCCTTCTAAGATTAAGAAAAACTCCTCGGATGAGGGTGGGAGGGGTCCTTGGGGAGCTCCGAGAGGGGAGCTGCTACCGTATGTGGCTGGGCTGGACCCCGCCAGTGGGGTCACGTTAGAATTCAAAGGTAGCTGCTTGAGCTTTTGGTGGCTGGGACTGGGACAGCCTGCTGTGGCAATAGGCTTGGGATGCCAGCAACACAGGGGTACAAAGCTGCTGGCCTCCGCTGCCTGGGGTTTGACTGCCCTGTCCACTGGGGCCTGGGAATGCAGGGCCACTGCAGCCAGGAATGTAGGCTTCCAGCCAGCCGGGTCTTTGACCTCAGCTGAGCCCTAGCTTCTTTAAAGAAGGCTAAGGATTATGAAAAATAACCTGTACAAAGCACCTTCCCAGGGCTGTCTGAACACCTAGACAGAAGAGCTTAGGAAAGGGCTATTACAAAAAGATAACCATCAATTCTCTGGTTTCCCGGATGGAGCACTGCaagggagggcaggagctgggcacagtgaatACCAGCAATGCGTGAGAACTTACATTCTGCCTGCAATTCAGATCCTATGCATCTCAAGTTTCCAGAAAAGGGTGCTATCTATTTCCTGACCTGGTATGAAAACATATCGTTGGCCAGAGAAGTATAAGAAGCCTCTTTTTGGGGGTCCACTATTGAAAATATTGTTATATAACTATGACAGTAATGGGGCGAGGCTGTGAGGATTTAAGTAAGAAACATCCCCAATATCCTTATGCTGTGCTATATTTCATCAGTCTTCCACAatgaggttcaagcaatctggAAATAGATATGTAATACAGCATATAAGCTGCATTCACTTGCCCTTGAGCCAACAGAACACTCTCCACTGAGAACCACTAAGGAAAGTGTTTGCTGAAGGCCTGTTTTTGCTTTTCCCCTTGTCCTGTGtccatttcctctcttttctggtagcagtccttttctttctctccatttgggAAATAATCTTCCCAGTGCTACATGTTGTCTTGGTCACGTCAGTCAAAATATACTCCTCTCCCCTACACTCTTGAGCCAAGTTgccaaagaacaaaaaatagggccaggtgtggtgcctcaggcctgtaattccagcactttgggagtacaaggcaggtggatacctgaggtcaggagtttgagactagcctggccaacatggtgacaccctgtctctaataaaaatacaaatatttagctgggtatggtggcgcgtgcctgtagtcccagctactcaggaggctgaggcaggagaattgcctgaacccaggaggccgaggctgcagtgagccgacatcacaccattgcactccagcctgggggacagagccggactccatctcaaaaacaaaaacaaaaacaaaacaaaacaaaacaaaacaacaacaacaaaaacccaagaacagaaaataatctGGGATGATTTGTCCCTAAGGCTACATAGTGAGAAGACATCCATTAGTTTCTATGACCAGAGCTATTCTCGAGCTGTCTAAAGTCTTCTTGATCAATCTTTCCCTCAGGTCTCTGGGCTATCCCATCCAATAATTTGCTTTGTTCCTTAAGGTGGCTATTAAGTCTTTGTTGCTTatagtaaaagagaaaacaaaaaaaccctcatcCAGTACTTGTAAATGTTTGGGAGAAATCACTTTTAAACAAATCGATACATTTGTACACACTGGAAAAACTGCAAATATCTGTTTTCCTGGTGTGATTTATTACAATATTTGTGTCTACTTGGCTTCATCTACCAGGAGGCACCGGTGGCATTGAGAAAAGGACCCTGGGTGTGACTGCATGACTCTAGATATGTCACGTCACCTTCCCaaccttaattttctcatctataaatagTTGACTAAGTTATCCCCAAGGTCCCTTCCAGCTTGAAAATCTGATAATTCCATGGTTGTCTCTTTCCAAGGGCTTTCATGTCAAAGGAGAGTTCAGGGTTTCTCCCCTCCTCTGCCAAGTCAGAGGGGCCCTGTGGATAAGGTAGAAGTTTCAGTGCTACCATCAGCAGAATACAGTGCTGATTTCAGGGGAAATGAATAAGCAGGCATAGAGAGGAACACCTGGTTTAAAAAATGCTGTCAGTTTAGAAGCAGGGAGTAGCAAATCCAGCCTCAAACACAGAAGTCCAATTGTCTCTTCAGTTTGCACAGCTACACCCAGTGTCTGATACAGAACGCCCTGGTGTGTGTCCACTCCCTGGAATGCCTGGGGAGCTGGCCGGATCATATTGCCGTTTGCCATCACACCGCATTAACTTAGGATATAATAATACAGCCACTCCACACTCAGAGCAGGAGAGGGAGACTCAGAACACATCTGCTAGGATTTAGAGTGAGAATGGAAGAAAGGATAGACACATAAGATAAAGCCATTTCACTCAAGAGTTTTTCTAAAccttattctttttgctcaggtAGCATATCAGCTTTTGTTAACAGATGGGCAAAATGTAttctaaagaaaagaagggaTTTAAAGGCTTACAAGCTCATGGGCTTGCTGCCTCCCATTGGAGTCACCCAGACTTACTCTAAGAAATACGCATATTAGTCCTGGTTTGAGTGCTCCCTCATTTTGTCATTTCACTAAATCTCACTGGACCCATGGGGGAAATAACCGCCGTCTGGACTCACTCAAGCACAAAAGCATCCCTGATAGCTGTGAGCAGCCCAGCTAGGGCTGGtaagcattttttgtttgtctaaagaaaatattcttttctttatatgtcGGCTGCCATTCTGGCCCTTTTAGAAATTCATGTCCTAGCTGGATCTTCAGTCTGCCTGCAGGCCACTTTTCTTTCCCATCCCCCAAGTCTCAGAGGCAAACTCTGAGCTTGAGATATTATGACGGACAGGCTTTGCACAGAGGATCCGGAATTATAAAATTAACCTCTCAGTGTCTTGTCCATGACTGTCCATAAACTGGCCCTTTTACCTACATCGAGGGCAGTGTGAGAAAGATGTCTCTTCAGAAGCCATCTAGAAATGAATCACTTCCAGCACCACTGCTAATATGTTAATGAgtcccaaaagaatataaattcagAAGCTGCCCTGCAAAGCTGCTTAGCAGCTCAGCTGAGAAGAATAATCCCTGGTTTTACAGAAGATGTGTGATAATGAGGGGGTGAAAAGAGTGAACTGGGCTGCTATGCACATTACTTACCTGgcttaattatttttacttttctggtcCCACTCCCCCTCCATCACCACTTCCATCACACAATAAAAACAAGCACTTCATACAGGATGTGGAACTTGGATCTCAGCTTTTTCACAACGTGTGCTGGTGCTTGTTTCCACAGAAGGGGAACCACCACCCACCTGAGTTTTTGTCGGGCAGTCGGTTTATCCTCCACACAATGGAGTTGAAGGCATGCTCGTACTTGGCAGTTCCCAGAGTTACTCTCATGACAGGCTCAGAGCCAGAAACACTAGTGGAGCCAAAACTCGCCCCCCGGTTCACTTTGGCTTTCAAAGACTTTTCCCCCAGGACACTTTCCCTGCGGAAGTTTTTCACCCACTCACTGGGCACAGGGTAACAGATCATCACATTCTCACAGGGAACCTGAGTGAGGGGGTCACGATTGGAGGAGAAGCCAGTTGACATCCTCAGCCAGCTctgcacctccacctccgccCCATTGACACTTGCGGCCGTCCTGAGTGTGAAAGGCAAGGTCTTCTCGGCAAACACTGTCCTGAACCGCATTAGCTCAAACCGGCATGCATCCAAAGGGTTGAACAGAATGACCCGTGAGTTGTGGAATACGTCCTCATCCACACACCCATGGAAGCGGCACTCATGGAGCTTGATCCACTTTGCAGTGGTGGTGGGCATGATGTCCTGCCTCAAAACTATTTCATTCCCTTTGACGAGGATGTCATTGAGGCCCAGGCGGCACTCTGCCAGCCCAGACAGAAAACTCAGGATGTGGATCCGCGTCAAGACGTGGTGCTGGAGAATCTGGTTGTCTCCTTTGCTCACAATGCCAGAGAATTCATCTCTGACATCCACTGTGATTTCCTCTTCAAGGTAGTTCAGGCCAACTGTGCTCAAGTCCATTGACAGCACTGGCAGATCCATGAGACGGTCCTGAACTGCACGGATGAAGCTCAGGAAGTCATCATAATTGGTGGTGCCCAGCTTAATCACCTGTTCCCTCTCTGCTGTGTGGGCCACAGCAGGTTTGGGCTggtatttcttcttctccttaTAGGTGACACGGTCTATCCGCAAGCTGTGGATTCTGCCATTCTCATCATAGTTTTGAAGCCGGGGTTCTGAAATCTCATGACACATCTCCAGCTTGAACTCGCGGAATGGTTTCTCTAGGCCCTGCTCATAATACAGCTGCAGGTAACCACTCTCTGTCAGTTTGACGTAGATCGGTCCCCAGTGCCGGGAGGACATGATGTTTTTCTTCTCGGGGATCCTCAGCATCATTGGCCATCCATCCCTCGGCTGGGACCGTGCTGATCCAGGCGGGTGAGCATCTAGTTCAATCCAGCCTACTGGGTCATCATCAGGTAGAGCTGCACTGCCAAAGTGATCAGGGTCATCAATTTGGAGTTGTTTGAGTTTTTCAACAGCGTCAGAGTGTGACTGGGTTTTGCTCGAATCATCAAAACTGATGGCATCCTGATAGATGACAATGAGGGAATCTCTTTGGCTTTTGCCCTTGGTACTGGAAATGGAACTGTTTTGGGAGCGCCTTTCCTGCTCCTCAAAGAACGCACTGAAAGGGTTGATAGGGGAGGGCTGTACATCCTGCAGAGTCTCATTCAGGAAAGGGTTGGTTGGCCTCCACGGTGGAGCCTCGGTTACAGAAGGCGGTTGGTTTAAAGAGGGAATATCCAGCTTCTGAACTTTGGAGAAGTTCATCAAAGTGCTCTTGGGACGGTCCCTCTTTTTAAATGATCCTACTGAATTATAAGATGTATCTGGGATCACAGATGGAATTGGTTGTGTATTTGGCTTCAGAGGAGAGGTGATTGGAGGTAAAGGGCAGCTGACTTCATTGTCATCAAAGGTGACCCAGCTGGGAAAACGAGCAGAGGTCACTGGAGGGGCAAGGTGCCCATTCATGGCTGGACTGCTGGCCTGCCAGCTGATGGCCTCCATCTCTACTTCTTCATCTTCCTGGATCGA
Above is a window of Callithrix jacchus isolate 240 chromosome 8, calJac240_pri, whole genome shotgun sequence DNA encoding:
- the STON2 gene encoding stonin-2 isoform X1 is translated as MTTLDHVIATHQSEWVSFSEEPPFPAHSQGGTEEHLPGLSSSSDQSESSSGENHVVDGSSQDHSHSEQDDSSEKMGLISEAASPPGSPEQPPPDLASAISNWVQFEDDTPWASTSPPHQETAETALPLTMPCWTCPSFDALGRCPLTSESSWTTHSEDTSSPSFGCSYTDLQLINAEEQTSGRASGADSTDERTEWQTGRQTAVSPVQACSEHTSTHTHRLDPSPPSPQSRRSQNPCEGPEGASAPNDNSSSIQEDEEVEMEAISWQASSPAMNGHLAPPVTSARFPSWVTFDDNEVSCPLPPITSPLKPNTQPIPSVIPDTSYNSVGSFKKRDRPKSTLMNFSKVQKLDIPSLNQPPSVTEAPPWRPTNPFLNETLQDVQPSPINPFSAFFEEQERRSQNSSISSTKGKSQRDSLIVIYQDAISFDDSSKTQSHSDAVEKLKQLQIDDPDHFGSAALPDDDPVGWIELDAHPPGSARSQPRDGWPMMLRIPEKKNIMSSRHWGPIYVKLTESGYLQLYYEQGLEKPFREFKLEMCHEISEPRLQNYDENGRIHSLRIDRVTYKEKKKYQPKPAVAHTAEREQVIKLGTTNYDDFLSFIRAVQDRLMDLPVLSMDLSTVGLNYLEEEITVDVRDEFSGIVSKGDNQILQHHVLTRIHILSFLSGLAECRLGLNDILVKGNEIVLRQDIMPTTTAKWIKLHECRFHGCVDEDVFHNSRVILFNPLDACRFELMRFRTVFAEKTLPFTLRTAASVNGAEVEVQSWLRMSTGFSSNRDPLTQVPCENVMICYPVPSEWVKNFRRESVLGEKSLKAKVNRGASFGSTSVSGSEPVMRVTLGTAKYEHAFNSIVWRINRLPDKNSASGHPHCFFCHLELGSDREVPSRFASHVNVEFSMPTTSASKATVRSISVEDKTDVRKWVNYSAHYSYQVALGGVWLMLPSPFVHPTTLPFLFLLAMLSMFAW
- the STON2 gene encoding stonin-2 isoform X6, with the translated sequence MPCWTCPSFDALGRCPLTSESSWTTHSEDTSSPSFGCSYTDLQLINAEEQTSGRASGADSTDNSSSIQEDEEVEMEAISWQASSPAMNGHLAPPVTSARFPSWVTFDDNEVSCPLPPITSPLKPNTQPIPSVIPDTSYNSVGSFKKRDRPKSTLMNFSKVQKLDIPSLNQPPSVTEAPPWRPTNPFLNETLQDVQPSPINPFSAFFEEQERRSQNSSISSTKGKSQRDSLIVIYQDAISFDDSSKTQSHSDAVEKLKQLQIDDPDHFGSAALPDDDPVGWIELDAHPPGSARSQPRDGWPMMLRIPEKKNIMSSRHWGPIYVKLTESGYLQLYYEQGLEKPFREFKLEMCHEISEPRLQNYDENGRIHSLRIDRVTYKEKKKYQPKPAVAHTAEREQVIKLGTTNYDDFLSFIRAVQDRLMDLPVLSMDLSTVGLNYLEEEITVDVRDEFSGIVSKGDNQILQHHVLTRIHILSFLSGLAECRLGLNDILVKGNEIVLRQDIMPTTTAKWIKLHECRFHGCVDEDVFHNSRVILFNPLDACRFELMRFRTVFAEKTLPFTLRTAASVNGAEVEVQSWLRMSTGFSSNRDPLTQVPCENVMICYPVPSEWVKNFRRESVLGEKSLKAKVNRGASFGSTSVSGSEPVMRVTLGTAKYEHAFNSIVWRINRLPDKNSASGHPHCFFCHLELGSDREVPSRFASHVNVEFSMPTTSASKATVRSISVEDKTDVRKWVNYSAHYSYQVALGGVWLMLPSPFVHPTTLPFLFLLAMLSMFAW
- the STON2 gene encoding stonin-2 isoform X3; its protein translation is MTTLDHVIATHQSEWVSFSEEPPFPAHSQGGTEEHLPGLSSSSDQSESSSGENHVVDGSSQDHSHSEQDDSSEKMGLISEAASPPGSPEQPPPDLASAISNWVQFEDDTPWASTSPPHQETAETALPLTMPCWTCPSFDALGRCPLTSESSWTTHSEDTSSPSFGCSYTDLQLINAEEQTSGRASGADSTDNSSSIQEDEEVEMEAISWQASSPAMNGHLAPPVTSARFPSWVTFDDNEVSCPLPPITSPLKPNTQPIPSVIPDTSYNSVGSFKKRDRPKSTLMNFSKVQKLDIPSLNQPPSVTEAPPWRPTNPFLNETLQDVQPSPINPFSAFFEEQERRSQNSSISSTKGKSQRDSLIVIYQDAISFDDSSKTQSHSDAVEKLKQLQIDDPDHFGSAALPDDDPVGWIELDAHPPGSARSQPRDGWPMMLRIPEKKNIMSSRHWGPIYVKLTESGYLQLYYEQGLEKPFREFKLEMCHEISEPRLQNYDENGRIHSLRIDRVTYKEKKKYQPKPAVAHTAEREQVIKLGTTNYDDFLSFIRAVQDRLMDLPVLSMDLSTVGLNYLEEEITVDVRDEFSGIVSKGDNQILQHHVLTRIHILSFLSGLAECRLGLNDILVKGNEIVLRQDIMPTTTAKWIKLHECRFHGCVDEDVFHNSRVILFNPLDACRFELMRFRTVFAEKTLPFTLRTAASVNGAEVEVQSWLRMSTGFSSNRDPLTQVPCENVMICYPVPSEWVKNFRRESVLGEKSLKAKVNRGASFGSTSVSGSEPVMRVTLGTAKYEHAFNSIVWRINRLPDKNSASGHPHCFFCHLELGSDREVPSRFASHVNVEFSMPTTSASKATVRSISVEDKTDVRKWVNYSAHYSYQVALGGVWLMLPSPFVHPTTLPFLFLLAMLSMFAW